Proteins encoded within one genomic window of Gammaproteobacteria bacterium:
- the ugpC gene encoding sn-glycerol-3-phosphate ABC transporter ATP-binding protein UgpC encodes MQALKIKNIEKSFGPIKVLKGINLEIEPGQFLILVGPSGCGKSTLLNMIAGLESVTNGEIHIGDRNVTALDPKDRDIAMVFQSYALYPNMTVRQNISFGLDIAKMPKDEQKVVVDRVSKMLQIVPLLDRKPAALSGGQRQRVAMGRALARDPAIYLFDEPLSNLDAKLRVEMRGEIKELHQRMGTTIVYVTHDQIEAMTLADVIAVMKNGEVQQFGTPQEIYDNPSNQFIAGFMGSPSMNFVPCELSQGDNGYELLLESAGKSMQFPINQDIEGLKQYVGKQVILGIRPEQITQDSEDGSANRVMACDVEMIEPTGPDTMVTIRLNGAKIVCRVHPTTMCSTEQALPLQFDMTKAVFFDPKTEMRIR; translated from the coding sequence ATGCAAGCTTTAAAAATAAAAAATATAGAAAAGAGTTTTGGTCCAATAAAAGTACTAAAAGGGATCAATCTAGAAATTGAACCAGGACAGTTTTTGATCCTAGTCGGCCCATCCGGCTGTGGTAAGTCGACCTTACTCAACATGATTGCGGGTTTGGAAAGCGTCACTAATGGCGAGATTCATATTGGTGATCGCAATGTGACGGCACTTGATCCTAAAGATCGTGATATTGCGATGGTTTTTCAGTCATATGCGTTATATCCAAATATGACGGTTCGCCAGAACATCTCATTTGGCTTAGACATAGCTAAAATGCCTAAAGATGAGCAGAAGGTGGTGGTTGATCGTGTCTCTAAGATGTTACAAATCGTGCCTTTGCTTGACCGTAAACCGGCGGCATTGTCTGGTGGTCAGCGCCAACGTGTCGCTATGGGGCGTGCATTAGCGCGTGATCCGGCAATTTATCTGTTTGATGAGCCATTATCGAATCTTGATGCCAAGCTACGTGTCGAAATGCGCGGCGAGATCAAGGAACTGCATCAACGTATGGGCACAACCATCGTTTATGTGACACATGATCAAATAGAGGCAATGACCTTAGCCGATGTGATTGCGGTGATGAAAAATGGCGAAGTCCAGCAATTTGGTACGCCACAAGAGATCTACGACAATCCATCCAATCAGTTTATTGCCGGCTTTATGGGCAGTCCTTCAATGAACTTTGTCCCTTGTGAGCTAAGCCAAGGTGATAATGGTTATGAGTTATTACTTGAAAGTGCTGGTAAATCAATGCAGTTTCCAATAAACCAAGACATTGAAGGCTTAAAACAATACGTCGGTAAACAGGTGATCTTAGGCATTCGTCCTGAGCAAATTACCCAAGACAGCGAAGATGGATCAGCTAACCGTGTAATGGCTTGTGATGTTGAAATGATTGAGCCGACCGGTCCCGATACAATGGTAACGATTCGTCTCAATGGCGCGAAGATAGTTTGTCGTGTTCACCCAACGACTATGTGTAGCACAGAGCAAGCGTTACCACTGCAATTTGATATGACAAAAGCGGTATTCTTTGATCCTAAGACTGAGATGAGAATTCGCTAA